Genomic DNA from Nitrospirota bacterium:
TTCTATAGGTTCGCAAGACCTCTGTTTATTTTGTTGAGTAATTAGGGCTGCGCGCCATTGTAATTAGGCTTTCGATAAATACTCTCTAAAGCGTGAAGCCAAAGCGACATATTCAGCAGCGTCCTCCAGAGAGATATCCCTTCCGGTACCAGCGTGTATAGTACTATTATATAAGCCTGCGAGGCGGTGAAAAATCATAACTTTTTTTTTGTCGAGTATCCCTGCCATCGTCAACATATCGCTCATATCATTTACTGTGAAAAAAGAATTCAGTTTTAGTTTGTGGCGAAAGATCGCAGCCACAGCAGCACCTTCTAATTCCCGATACGCAGACGCAACTGCAGCACGTGGAGATAGCTTTATGAGGTCGGACCAATATTGTAAGCTAATAAGCTCAGATTCATTTTCCTTGTCAGAGGGAGGCAGTGATTTTTTTGCTTGATCGACAATTTCATGAAGCTGTTTGCTAAAAGTTAATTCAAAGTCTCTATATTTCAGCTTTTCAAGATATGGCGCCGCATGCGCGATGTGTTTTCGCAGCACCATAAAAATTAAAAGAACAGTTCCAGGCCATGCAAGAGCTTCTATTATTCTTACAACAGGGTCAATTAATTCCTTCATTTTTTCTCCTAACGAACCTATAGGGTCAGGAACCTATAGGTTCAGGTTTTTTATATTGGTGTTACGCCTTCCCTCGCACCAGATTGCTGATGGTCGAGTAATGCATATGTAAATGAGCGGCTATCTGTCGCTGAGTATACCCGTATTTCTGAACAGCTTCAATAATCATTTCGTTCCGTTTCTCTTTGTTGCGCAGTACGCTTTCTTTAAAAACTTTTTTTCAGGTCTGGCCTATTCACATAACGGTGGCTCTTCGGTATGATCTTATCATGCGAGCGCTTGCATGTTACAGGAAGAATACAACGACCTGCTCAGACGCAATCATTGATTATAAGACTTTCAAACTCTTTCACTTTTCTAAATATCTTGTCATTGCAAATAAATCCAGTAGCTCCACAAGAGATCGCTGAGGCAGCCTGAATAGAATCGGGTGTCTTTAATCGGTGTTCTGCGCGGAGCTTAGCCGCTCGGTCGGCAACATTCAGCGTCATGGCGACCCAGGTGAGATTCGGATAGCTTGTCAATAAAGCGTAAAATTTCATGACCAACTCTTCATTATTTTGACGGTACGGCTGCACAAGGACTTCGAGGAGGGTCAGTGTTGACGTTGTAGCTCGCGTCTTTCCCGCCTCAATGCGATCGAAGAGCGTTTCACAGAAGTGCGAATAGCGGGGATGGTGTTCCACAAAATAGATAAAGGAACTCGTATCAAGAAATACTAAAGAGTGATTCTTCAGAAAAGCTTCCAGCGATTGCGACGCTACCACGATTCTCGTTCCTTCTTGAGGTGAGTCTTCGGGTAGCGTCCTTTACCCATACCCGAGAGAGCGGAACGATAATTCTCCGGTTTAGGCATGATAATGGTTACATCATTCTTTACTACGACGAGAAGTTCATCTCTCCCCTTGAGGTGCATCGCCTCTCTAGCTTCCCGGGGAAGAACGATCTGGTTTTTCGAGCTAAGCCGTAATGTAGTTTGCATTGAGGTACCCCCTTTACTGCTTTACATTTACCATAAAAGGTAAAGCATGTCAAGAGGAGAATATTGAAGAAATGAAATGATGAATAAGAGGGATAGAACGTTAGGAAAGGCTAAAAAAGATGTAATCGTTAAAAGTGTCTACAGTTTCTGTAAACATAAATTCTGTCTAATACACATTATGCGGGTGGAGGATTCACTTCTTTTTCCTTGTATAGTTTTCTGAGTTCTTTCTTCATGATCTTTCCGGTCGCGGTTCTCGGAAGGTCTTCGGCGAAGATGAACCGCCGGGGTATCTTGAAGTGCGCCACATGTCCAGTGAGATAATCCCGGAGCTCCTTCGGCGTGGCACGCGCCCCTTCCTTCAGCACCACATACATTATCCCCAGTTCCTTGCCTTCTTCGTGCTCATGGGGCACGCCGATCATGGAGCAGTCCTTGACCGCGTCATGCCGGTAGAGCACCACTTCCACCTCATGGGGATAAACATTCAGTCCATCGACGATGAGCATGTCCTTCTTGCGGTCGATGATCCTGATGTGGCCCGATTGGTCGATGGTGGCCACATCACCGGTGTAAAGCCATCCGTTCCGCAGGGTCTTCGCCGTGTCCTCCGGCCTGTTCAGGTACCCCCGCATCACGTTCGGGCCTTTCACGAGCAGTTCGCCGGCTATCCCCGGGGGAAGCTGGTCACCGCTGTCATTGACCACCTTGACCTCGATCCCGGGAAGCGGCAGTCCCACCGTTCCCGGCTTCCGTTTTTCTTTTTCCAGCGGATTGATGGATACGACGGGCGAGGCCTCGGTCAAGCCGTATCCCTCCAGCAGCGGGACCTTGAAGGCGCTCTCAAATTCATGGATCACCTTCACGGGCAGAGGCGCGGCGCCGGATACGCAGAGCCTGAGGTTCAGCAGGAGTTTCACGAAGAACGGCATGTTCTTTTCAGCCAGGATCTTGTAAATGGTGGGGATCGCGACGAACAGCGTGATCCGATCGATGATCAGGCTCTTCACGACCTTCGAGAACGGCCGCACACCCGGCAGAAGCGAGATCATCGCGCCGGTGATGAGCGGCAGGATGACGCAGACCGTGTAGGTGAAGGAATGGAACAGCGGCAGGAACACGACGAAGCGGTCCTTGTGCGTCACGCGAATGACTTCCGTCGCCGCCATGGCGTTCACCAGAAAATTGCGATGAGTCAGGAGGGCGCCCTTGGGACGTCCCGTGGTGCCTGACGTGTAGAGTATGGTCGAAATATCCTCGGCCGTATGCGGCGGCGATACAAAAGAATCCGTTTGGACAGGCGCATGCGCAAGCTCATTCAGGGTGAAAAAAGAGCGTGTGTCGGAGCGGGTGAGCTTCTGTGTTGTGTCGGCGCAGTCCGCATCGTACAGGCAGATCAGGACAGCGGCGTCGTGCAGGATGAAGTCGATCTCTTCAGCGGCAAGCAGGTTGTTAAGCGGCAGCACGATCCCGCCGCCCCGGATGATGCCGAAGTAGGCCGCGATGTAGTACGGACAGTTATGGCAGAGGAGCGCTATCGGGTCCCCGGGCTTCATGCCGCGCTTGATCAGCTCAAACGCGAACACGGTTGCCAGCCGGTCCATCTCCTTGAAGGAAAACTTTTTACCTTCGAACTTGACAAAGGTCGCTCGCGGGGTCATGTTCGCGCGCGTGTGCAGGACCTGGTCGAGGGGCATGATCTCTCGTATCATGCCCGCGAGTATAGCATAGTCATTGCCGAGGGAATAGAGGAAAATTGAGTCCTTGTTCCACGGGGACAGGGAGCGCATGCAGGTGAAATGTAATTCTGGAAAAGGCAGTTGCTGGACAGTCCGGGCGGGAGCGGGTATACTGTGTGGTATCATAGCTAACCATCTTTCACGAAGGAGCGGGAATGCCTCTCGATCAAAAAAAACCATTCAAGGCCGGTCAAACGGTCTGGAACCTGAAGCCGCTTTTTTCAGGAGATAACGATCCCCGGATCGAGGAGAAACGGAAGCTCGTCGGGAAAAAGAGCACCGCGTTCATCAACACCTGGAAGGACCGCACTGATTATCTTGAAGACCCGGTGATCCTGCGACAGGCGCTGGACCAGTATGAATCGTGGAAGCGGCAGTATGGCACCGACGGCGATGAAGGTTATTACTTCTGGCTCAGGACCCAGCAGGACCAGAACGATCCGAAGCTGAAGGCCAGGTTCAACAAGATCGAGGAGTTCAGCAAAAAGCTCGAGAACGAAAGCCAGTTTTTTTACCTTCGGATCGCCAGGATCAAATCCGAACTGCAAAAACGGTTTCTTGAGCACGAAGGTCTTGCCAAATACCGCCATTTCCTGGAGCGGATCTTTGCCGAGTCGCGTTATCACCTGAGCGAGCCCGAGGAGAAGATCCTGAACCTCAAGCTCGCAACGTCATCTTCGAACTGGACAAAGATGACCGCCGGGTTCCTCTCGAAGGAGGAACGCCCGGTGATCGCCGAGGACGGCAAGAGAAAGAACATGCCCTTTTCGGAGATCGTCGGGCTGATGAACAGCAGGAAGAAACGCGTTCGCGATACCGCGGCAAAGGCGTTCAACGATATTCTGGCGAAGCACGTCGAGGTCGCCGAATCCGAGATCAATTCCGTGTTCGCGAACAAGAAGATCGATGACGAGCTTCGCGGCGCCCCGAGGCCCGACACGCTCCGGCATGTTGCCGACGATATCGAGAGCGAGGTCGTGGATTCCCTGATCGAAGCGGTATCGAAGCGGTTCGCGATCCCGGCGCGATATTACGCGCTCAAAGCGAAGCTGCTGAAGGTCAGGAAGCTCGCCTATCACGAACGGAACGTGGAGTACGGGAAGGTGGCCGGGCGCTATCCCTACCCGAGATCCGCAAACCTCGTTCATACGGTTCTGGGCAAGCTCGACCGGGAATTCGCCGATATCTTCGCCGGGTTCATGGAGAACGGCCAGATCGACGTCTTCCCGAAAAAGGGCAAGGACAGCGGCGCTTTCTGCATCCATCACCTCATGGTCCAGCCCACGTACATCCTGCTGAACCACACCGGAAAACTGCACGATGTCCTGACGATCGCGCACGAGCTGGGCCACGGAATCAACAATGAACTTATCAAAAAGAAACAACATGCCCTTGACTTCGGCACGCCGACCTCAACGGCCGAAGTCGCGAGCACGTTCATGGAGGACTTTGTGCTCGACGAAGTCCTGCACTCGGCTGATGACGAGCTGCGGCTTGCCATCATGATGCAGAAGCTGAACGACGATGTTTCGTCCATTTTCAGGCAGGTGGCGTGCTACCAGTTCGAACAGGAATTGCACAGGGATTTGAGGGAAAAGGGATACCTGTCGAAAGAGGAAATCGGCACATTGTTCCGGAAGCATATGACCGCGTACATGGGGAAGGCCGTTCTGCAGTCAGAGGGTTCGGAGAACTGGTGGGTGTACTGGAACCACATCAGGTACTTTTTCTACGTCTATTCCTACGCGAGCGGTCTCCTCATTTCCAAGTCGCTCCAGCATTCGGTGAAGAAGGACCCGGCGTTCATTCATAAGGTCAAGGAATTCCTGTCCGCGGGACTGTCCGATTCTCCGAAGAACATATTCAACAGGCTCGGGATCGATATTTCGGACAAGCGGTTCTGGAACAAGGGATTGGATGAAGTGGAGAACCTGCTGGACGAGACCGAGCAGCTGGCAAAGAGGCTGGGGAAGATCGGAAAATAGGCAATGAATACAAAGATTCTGACACGACAATAACAGAGAAGGTTTCAGATGATGGTTATCCCAACCGCCTTCTTATAATGCTTCAGGTCGAAGGTGGCAACCCTGGAGTATTTTTTTGATTGCATATAAGCAATATTATACGCATCGATAAAATCCAGTGTTCCTTCCGAATAGAGATCCACAGCGATGTTCATACGCGCATGGTTTGCTATTTTCAGGTTCTTTGATGAGAGGAGAATGGAGAGCACCCCGGTGATTTCTTTCCTGCTGAATCCGTAGAATGAGTCCAGGACCCAGACAATTTCGGCGATGACAAGCTCGCTCGTTTCAAGCTTTATTTGACCCTTATCGGATTTTTCGAAGAGCGCACGCGCCTGTTCATACTGGGATTCTACGTCCTTCACGAAGAACCGGAGAAACACATTGGTATCGACAAAGACGGGATCGTCCATATTATAAACCTTCCCGTGCAATTTTTCTGGCAACCGCTTTCTTCGCGAAATCCCGTTCGCTTCCGCTTCCGACCTTTCTTCCCTTGGCGATCCCTCCGAGGCTCAAAAGAGATTTTCGTTCTTTTCTTTTTAGTATAAGCACGCCATCCTCTATTTCAAAATGGAGGCTGTCTCCTTCCTTGATATGGAGCCTGTCCCGGAACGGCTTCGGGATGGTAACCTGACCTTTCTTCGTGATCGTTGACATATTCCTACCTCCAATATGGTATTACCCATATTATAGGTATTACCAAATCCAAAGTCAACAGGAACTTTCTGCTTTCCTGCCTTCGCAGGAATGAAAATCATGAATAATAAATCGGCTTTACATAAACCGGGATGCTCTATCCGAAATGACAGGAGTACACAAAAAAGCCGGGGCATGCTGCCCCGGCTTTTTTGTTGACTTCTGATTGTGTCCAAAATAAATGGCGGGGCGGACGGGGATCGAACCCGTGACCTCCGACGTGACAGGCCGGCGTTCTAACCAGCTGAACTACCACCCCAGGAATAAGTTGTGAGTGCTTAGTTGTGAGTTCGTAGTTAAAACCAAGAACTAAAAACTCAAAACTGTATTTTCATCTAATGGTGGGCGGAACAGGGATCGAACCTGTGACCCCAGCCTTGTAAGGGCTGTGCTCTCCCAGCTGAGCTATCCGCCCGGTTCCAACCAACTTGGAGATTGGTAATATCTATGATTCGGCAATAAAAGTCAAGAAAAAATTGCAGAACAAATTATCCTAAAACGGCTGTTGACACGGATTAAACATGGATTTTTCTTTAAATTGTCTTTCGCCCAGAGGGTGAAGCCCTCCCATTTTATCTTCATCCGCCTTTATCATAGCTGACACCGCGCAGATTCTTGAACTGTTTTCTCTCCGGCGAATCAAGCGGTCTGCGCTCGAAAGAGGGTGCCGGCTGTTTTATCCAGGCCGTGTCGGGATGGAGCTTGAACAGAAGAGTCTTTAGGATATATTTTGCTGCATTTATAACTTCAGCAACCCGGAGACCAGGTTTATTCCAAGGAGAAAGACTGTATAGGTTTTCGATAATGCTTAATTGCCGCGGCTTTCACGAAGAAGTCGCTCCCTTACTTGCTCTGCTCCAAAACATAGGACCTGATGAGCGCCTGATCTTCAGGGGTGATCTTCACGAACTTCATGCCCATGCCGGCTTCTTTGAACGGACTCGTCTCCAGTTCAAAGCTGTACAGAACAACGGCCTCAAGTTTTACGGTTTTATCTCCTAACTCGAGCTCCACCATCACGACCGTGTTCAGCTGCCGGGGCTCCTCTGTCGGGAAAAACATCCCATATTCCGAAAGGATCGAGACGATCCCTTCCTCGACGCCATCCAGCCTTGCCAGCAGGGAGGCTTCGATCCTGATCTTCTTGCGCGGGGTTTTTCCGAGAGCAG
This window encodes:
- a CDS encoding type II toxin-antitoxin system VapC family toxin, with the protein product MDDPVFVDTNVFLRFFVKDVESQYEQARALFEKSDKGQIKLETSELVIAEIVWVLDSFYGFSRKEITGVLSILLSSKNLKIANHARMNIAVDLYSEGTLDFIDAYNIAYMQSKKYSRVATFDLKHYKKAVGITII
- a CDS encoding AbrB/MazE/SpoVT family DNA-binding domain-containing protein, translating into MSTITKKGQVTIPKPFRDRLHIKEGDSLHFEIEDGVLILKRKERKSLLSLGGIAKGRKVGSGSERDFAKKAVARKIAREGL
- a CDS encoding M3 family oligoendopeptidase codes for the protein MPLDQKKPFKAGQTVWNLKPLFSGDNDPRIEEKRKLVGKKSTAFINTWKDRTDYLEDPVILRQALDQYESWKRQYGTDGDEGYYFWLRTQQDQNDPKLKARFNKIEEFSKKLENESQFFYLRIARIKSELQKRFLEHEGLAKYRHFLERIFAESRYHLSEPEEKILNLKLATSSSNWTKMTAGFLSKEERPVIAEDGKRKNMPFSEIVGLMNSRKKRVRDTAAKAFNDILAKHVEVAESEINSVFANKKIDDELRGAPRPDTLRHVADDIESEVVDSLIEAVSKRFAIPARYYALKAKLLKVRKLAYHERNVEYGKVAGRYPYPRSANLVHTVLGKLDREFADIFAGFMENGQIDVFPKKGKDSGAFCIHHLMVQPTYILLNHTGKLHDVLTIAHELGHGINNELIKKKQHALDFGTPTSTAEVASTFMEDFVLDEVLHSADDELRLAIMMQKLNDDVSSIFRQVACYQFEQELHRDLREKGYLSKEEIGTLFRKHMTAYMGKAVLQSEGSENWWVYWNHIRYFFYVYSYASGLLISKSLQHSVKKDPAFIHKVKEFLSAGLSDSPKNIFNRLGIDISDKRFWNKGLDEVENLLDETEQLAKRLGKIGK
- a CDS encoding AbrB/MazE/SpoVT family DNA-binding domain-containing protein, producing the protein MQTTLRLSSKNQIVLPREAREAMHLKGRDELLVVVKNDVTIIMPKPENYRSALSGMGKGRYPKTHLKKERESW
- a CDS encoding AMP-binding protein, translated to MRSLSPWNKDSIFLYSLGNDYAILAGMIREIMPLDQVLHTRANMTPRATFVKFEGKKFSFKEMDRLATVFAFELIKRGMKPGDPIALLCHNCPYYIAAYFGIIRGGGIVLPLNNLLAAEEIDFILHDAAVLICLYDADCADTTQKLTRSDTRSFFTLNELAHAPVQTDSFVSPPHTAEDISTILYTSGTTGRPKGALLTHRNFLVNAMAATEVIRVTHKDRFVVFLPLFHSFTYTVCVILPLITGAMISLLPGVRPFSKVVKSLIIDRITLFVAIPTIYKILAEKNMPFFVKLLLNLRLCVSGAAPLPVKVIHEFESAFKVPLLEGYGLTEASPVVSINPLEKEKRKPGTVGLPLPGIEVKVVNDSGDQLPPGIAGELLVKGPNVMRGYLNRPEDTAKTLRNGWLYTGDVATIDQSGHIRIIDRKKDMLIVDGLNVYPHEVEVVLYRHDAVKDCSMIGVPHEHEEGKELGIMYVVLKEGARATPKELRDYLTGHVAHFKIPRRFIFAEDLPRTATGKIMKKELRKLYKEKEVNPPPA
- a CDS encoding PIN domain-containing protein; translation: MVASQSLEAFLKNHSLVFLDTSSFIYFVEHHPRYSHFCETLFDRIEAGKTRATTSTLTLLEVLVQPYRQNNEELVMKFYALLTSYPNLTWVAMTLNVADRAAKLRAEHRLKTPDSIQAASAISCGATGFICNDKIFRKVKEFESLIINDCV